The following are encoded in a window of Hippoglossus stenolepis isolate QCI-W04-F060 chromosome 10, HSTE1.2, whole genome shotgun sequence genomic DNA:
- the LOC118116088 gene encoding histone H4: MSGRGKGGKGLGKGGAKRHRKVLRDNIQGITKPAIRRLARRGGVKRISGLIYEETRGVLKVFLENVIRDAVTYTEHAKRKTVTAMDVVYALKRQGRTLYGFGG, translated from the coding sequence ATGTCTGGacgaggaaagggaggaaaagggctCGGTAAAGGAGGCGCAAAGCGTCACCGCAAAGTTCTCCGTGATAACATCCAGGGAATTACCAAGCCCGCCATCCGCCGCCTGGCTCGCCGTGGCGGAGTGAAGCGTATCTCCGGTCTGATCTACGAGGAGACCCGCGGCGTGTTGAAGGTTTTCTTGGAGAATGTGATCCGCGATGCTGTCACCTACACCGAGCACGCCAAGAGGAAGACCGTGACCGCCATGGACGTGGTGTATGCTCTGAAGAGACAGGGCCGCACTCTGTACGGCTTCGGTGGATAA
- the LOC118104081 gene encoding LOW QUALITY PROTEIN: histone H2B (The sequence of the model RefSeq protein was modified relative to this genomic sequence to represent the inferred CDS: inserted 1 base in 1 codon) encodes MPEPAKPAPKKGSKKAVAKAPGKAGKKRRKSRKESYAIYVYKVLKQVHPDTGISSKAMGIMNCFVSDIFERIXGEASCLAHYNKRSTITSREIQTAVRLLLPGELAKHAVSEGTKAVTKYTSSK; translated from the exons ATGCCTGAACCAGCGAAGCCTGCGCCCAAGAAGGGCTCCAAGAAAGCGGTGGCGAAGGCCCCCGGTAAGGccggaaagaagaggagaaagtccagGAAGGAGAGCTACGCCATCTACGTGTACAAGGTGCTGAAGCAGGTCCACCCCGACACTGGGATCTCCTCCAAGGCCATGGGCATCATGAACTGCTTCGTGAGCGACATCTTCGAGCGCA GCGGTGAGGCCTCCTGTCTGGCTCATTACAACAAGCgctccaccatcacctccagggAGATTCAGACCGccgtccgcctgctgctgcccggGGAGCTGGCTAAACACGCCGTGTCTGAGGGCACCAAGGCCGTGACCAAGTACACCAGCTCCAAGTAA
- the LOC118116018 gene encoding histone H1-like → MTEVAPAPAPAPAATKAKAAKKKVVKPKKVGPSVSELIVKAVSASKERSGVSVAALKKALAAGGYDVEKNNARVNNTIKKLVVNETLVQTKGTGATGSFKMSKKVEAKVQEPVEKVAPKAKKPAAKKPAVAKKPKSAAAKKPAAAKKSLKKVTKAVAAKKSTESPKKVAKSPKKAVKSPKKVAKSPKKVVKKAPAPKKAPAKKVAKPKVKRTAAKKK, encoded by the coding sequence atgacagaagtcgctccagctccagctccagctccagccgcCACCAAGGCTAAAGCGGCCAAGAAGAAGGTCGTGAAACCGAAGAAGGTCGGTCCCAGCGTCAGTGAGCTCATCGTGAAAGCCGTGTCCGCGTCCAAGGAGCGGAGCGGCGTGTCAGTGGCCGCCCTCAAGAAGGCTCTGGCTGCCGGAGGCTACGATGTGGAGAAGAACAATGCCCGCGTCAACAACACCATCAAGAAGCTGGTGGTCAACGAGACCCTGGTCCAGACCAAGGGAACCGGGGCCACCGGCTCGTTCAAGATGAGCAAGAAGGTGGAGGCCAAGGTCCAGGAGCCGGTGGAGAAGGTCGCTCCCAAAGCGAAGAAGCCCGCCGCCAAGAAACCCGCAGTGGCTAAAAAGCCCAAGTCAGCGGCAGCCAAGAAGCCAGCAGCCGCTAAAAAGTCCCTGAAGAAGGTGACGAAAGCAGTAGCGGCCAAGAAGTCCACCGAGAGCCCCAAGAAGGTAGCGAAGAGCCCCAAGAAAGCAGTGAAGAGCCCCAAGAAAGTGGCGAAGAGCCCCAAGAAGGTGGTGAAAAAGGCCCCTGCACCCAAGAAAGCCCCCGCGAAGAAGGTCGCCAAACCCAAAGTGAAGAGGACAGCAGCCAAGAAGAAGTGA
- the LOC118103779 gene encoding histone H2A has product MSGRGKTGGKARAKAKTRSSRAGLQFPVGRVHRLLRKGNYAHRVGAGAPVYLAAVLEYLTAEILELAGNAARDNKKSRIIPRHLQLAVRNDEELNKLLGGVTIAQGGVLPNIQAVLLPKKTEKAPKSK; this is encoded by the coding sequence ATGTCTGGCAGAGGTAAAACCGGCGGAAAGGCCAGAGCGAAGGCAAAGACTCGCTCGTCCCGCGCTGGGCTCCAGTTCCCCGTCGGTCGTGTCCACAGGCTGCTGCGTAAAGGCAACTACGCACATCGCGTTGGTGCCGGCGCCCCCGTCTACCTGGCGGCTGTGCTGGAGTACCTGACCGCTGAGATCCTGGAGCTGGCTGGAAACGCCGCCCGCGACAACAAGAAGAGCCGTATCATCCCCCGCCACCTGCAGCTGGCCGTCCGCAACGACGAGGAGCTCAACAAACTCCTGGGCGGAGTGACCATCGCTCAGGGCGGCGTGCTGCCCAACATCCAGGCTGTTCTGTTGCCCAAGAAGACCGAGAAGGCCCCCAAGTCCAAGTAA
- the LOC118116058 gene encoding histone H2B has translation MPEPAKPAPKKGSKKAVAKAPGKGGKKRRKSRKESYAIYVYKVLKQVHPDTGISSKAMGIMNCFVSDIFERIAGEASRLAHYNKRSTITSREIQTAVRLLLPGELAKHAVSEGTKAVTKYTSSK, from the coding sequence ATGCCTGAACCAGCGAAGCCTGCGCCCAAGAAGGGCTCCAAGAAAGCGGTGGCGAAGGCCCCCGGTAAGGgcggaaagaagaggagaaagtccagGAAGGAGAGCTACGCCATCTACGTGTACAAGGTGCTGAAGCAGGTCCACCCCGACACTGGGATCTCCTCCAAGGCCATGGGCATCATGAACTGCTTCGTGAGCGACATCTTCGAGCGCATCGCCGGTGAGGCCTCTCGTCTGGCTCATTACAACAAGCgctccaccatcacctccagggAGATTCAGACCGccgtccgcctgctgctgcccggGGAGCTGGCTAAACACGCCGTGTCTGAGGGCACCAAGGCCGTGACCAAGTACACCAGCTCCAAGTAA
- the LOC118103778 gene encoding histone H3: MARTKQTARKSTGGKAPRKQLATKAARKSAPATGGVKKPHRYRPGTVALREIRRYQKSTELLIRKLPFQRLVREIAQDFKTDLRFQSSAVMALQEASEAYLVGLFEDTNLCAIHAKRVTIMPKDIQLARRIRGERA, encoded by the coding sequence ATGGCAAGAACCAAGCAGACCGCGCGTAAATCCACCGGAGGCAAAGCCCCCAGGAAGCAACTGGCCACCAAGGCTGCTCGTAAGAGCGCCCCGGCCACCGGCGGCGTGAAGAAGCCTCACCGTTACAGGCCCGGTACCGTGGCTCTGAGAGAGATCCGTCGCTACCAGAAATCGACGGAGCTGCTGATCCGCAAGCTGCCCTTCCAGCGCCTGGTCAGAGAAATCGCTCAGGATTTCAAGACCGACCTGCGCTTCCAGAGCTCCGCTGTCATGGCTCTGCAGGAGGCCAGCGAGGCTTACCTGGTCGGCCTGTTTGAGGACACCAACCTGTGCGCCATCCACGCCAAGAGGGTTACCATCATGCCCAAGGACATACAGCTGGCCCGCCGCATCCGCGGAGAGAGAgcttaa
- the LOC118116068 gene encoding histone H2B, whose translation MPEPAKPAPKKGSKKAVAKAPGKAGKKRRKSRKESYAIYVYKVLKQVHPDTGISSKAMGIMNCFVSDIFERIAGEASRLAHYNKRSTITSREIQTAVRLLLPGELAKHAVSEGTKAVTKYTSSK comes from the coding sequence ATGCCTGAACCAGCGAAGCCTGCGCCCAAGAAGGGCTCCAAGAAAGCGGTGGCGAAGGCCCCCGGTAAGGccggaaagaagaggagaaagtccagGAAGGAGAGCTACGCCATCTACGTGTACAAGGTGCTGAAGCAGGTCCACCCCGACACTGGGATCTCCTCCAAGGCCATGGGCATCATGAACTGCTTCGTGAGCGACATCTTCGAGCGCATCGCCGGTGAGGCCTCTCGTCTGGCTCATTACAACAAGCgctccaccatcacctccagggAGATTCAGACCGccgtccgcctgctgctgcccggGGAGCTGGCTAAACACGCTGTGTCTGAGGGCACCAAGGCCGTGACCAAGTACACCAGCTCCAAGTAA